One part of the Oceanihabitans sp. IOP_32 genome encodes these proteins:
- a CDS encoding GNAT family N-acetyltransferase, producing MITLKGNNIFLRALEPEDLEFVYAIENDESIWEISNTQTPYSRYLIKQYLEHSQKDIFEVKQLRLVICNYKNDTLGLIDLFDFDFKNGRAGVGILIKAEVDRRKGYGSEALQLLVKYSFSHLGLHQLYCNISEENETSIKLFQAQGFEKVGLKKEWNYVNGSYKNEYLFQLIHK from the coding sequence ATGATTACCTTAAAAGGAAATAACATTTTTTTAAGAGCTTTAGAACCTGAAGATTTGGAATTTGTATATGCTATAGAAAACGACGAATCGATCTGGGAAATTAGCAATACCCAAACACCGTATTCAAGATATCTAATTAAGCAATACTTAGAGCATTCACAAAAAGATATTTTTGAGGTTAAACAACTGCGCTTGGTGATTTGTAATTATAAAAACGATACTTTGGGTTTAATCGATTTATTCGATTTCGATTTTAAAAACGGTAGAGCAGGCGTTGGTATTTTGATTAAAGCGGAAGTAGATAGGAGAAAGGGTTACGGAAGTGAAGCTTTACAATTATTAGTAAAATATAGTTTTAGCCATTTAGGTTTACATCAATTATATTGTAATATTTCAGAAGAGAACGAAACCAGTATCAAGCTTTTCCAAGCACAAGGATTTGAGAAAGTTGGATTAAAAAAAGAATGGAACTATGTAAATGGTTCTTATAAAAACGAGTACTTATTTCAGTTAATACATAAATAA
- the dapF gene encoding diaminopimelate epimerase yields MPQAFYKYQGTGNDFVMIDNRQQSFNKNNTKHIAFLCDRRFGIGGDGLILLENHDTLDFKMVYFNADGNPSSMCGNGGRCLVAFAKQLGIIEDKATFEAVDGLHHATISGEIVKLQMQYVNIVEKHDHHVFLNTGSPHHVQFEDNINDFDIKTEGAKIRYGAPYNKAGTNVNFVQKISDSIFKVRTYERGVEDETLSCGTGVTAVSLAMHYLGETEKNLITVQTQGGDLQVSFKAQKGVYNEVWLIGPAKLVYQGTI; encoded by the coding sequence ATACCGCAAGCTTTTTATAAATATCAAGGAACTGGAAATGATTTTGTGATGATTGATAATCGTCAACAATCATTCAACAAAAACAATACCAAACACATTGCTTTTTTATGCGACAGACGTTTTGGCATAGGGGGTGACGGACTTATTCTCTTAGAAAATCACGACACCTTAGATTTTAAAATGGTGTATTTTAATGCCGACGGCAACCCGAGTTCTATGTGTGGCAATGGTGGTCGATGTCTAGTAGCTTTTGCTAAGCAGCTCGGTATTATAGAAGACAAAGCAACTTTTGAGGCTGTAGACGGCTTGCATCATGCAACTATTTCAGGCGAAATTGTAAAACTGCAAATGCAATATGTGAATATAGTGGAAAAACACGATCACCATGTGTTTTTAAACACTGGATCGCCTCATCATGTGCAATTCGAAGATAATATTAATGATTTCGATATAAAAACCGAAGGAGCTAAAATACGTTACGGAGCACCGTATAATAAAGCTGGAACTAATGTAAATTTTGTTCAAAAAATAAGCGATTCTATTTTTAAAGTTAGAACTTACGAGCGCGGTGTAGAAGACGAAACCTTGTCCTGCGGAACTGGGGTTACAGCGGTTTCTTTAGCGATGCATTATTTGGGAGAAACAGAAAAAAATCTTATAACTGTGCAAACGCAAGGTGGTGATTTACAGGTCTCTTTTAAGGCTCAAAAAGGGGTTTACAATGAGGTCTGGTTAATTGGTCCCGCGAAATTAGTATATCAAGGAACAATATGA
- the mltG gene encoding endolytic transglycosylase MltG has translation MYIKKILLTLVFIGLVAAAFFGYYVYTVMFKPNTAFNNETAYIYIKSTDTYTDVREQLKPLLKNIDKFDALAKRKKYVNHIKAGRYAIKNGMNNNDIINSIRSANLPIKLSFNNQDSLEKLAGRVAAQIEADSIALLNAMKNKDFLAENGFNESTALGLYIPNSYEFFWNTSAEKFTNRMLKEYNRFWNGSRKAKAKAIGLSQDEVMALASIVYEESKQPSEQPRIAGVYMNRIRIGMPLQADPTLKFAAYKLPQYQGTIIKRVLNVHKAIDSPYNTYKYVGLPPGLIAMPDISAIDAVLNFETHKYLYFAADAKRIGYHKFAKTLSQHNANAREYHKYLNAQGIMR, from the coding sequence ATGTACATAAAAAAAATTCTGTTAACTTTAGTGTTTATAGGTTTAGTGGCTGCTGCTTTTTTTGGCTATTATGTTTATACCGTTATGTTTAAACCTAACACAGCTTTTAATAACGAAACCGCCTATATTTATATAAAATCTACAGATACGTATACGGATGTGCGGGAACAGTTAAAACCACTTCTAAAAAATATAGATAAATTTGATGCCTTGGCAAAACGCAAAAAATACGTCAATCATATTAAGGCGGGTCGTTATGCTATTAAAAACGGTATGAATAATAACGACATTATTAACTCAATTAGAAGTGCGAATTTACCAATAAAACTGTCTTTTAACAATCAAGATTCTCTAGAGAAACTTGCTGGTCGAGTGGCTGCTCAGATTGAGGCAGATAGTATAGCACTTTTAAACGCCATGAAGAATAAAGACTTTTTAGCTGAAAATGGTTTTAATGAATCTACCGCACTAGGCTTGTATATTCCTAATAGCTACGAGTTTTTTTGGAATACATCTGCAGAAAAATTTACCAATCGCATGTTGAAGGAATACAACCGATTTTGGAACGGCTCTAGAAAAGCCAAGGCCAAGGCCATTGGTTTGTCTCAGGATGAAGTCATGGCTTTAGCTTCTATAGTTTATGAAGAATCTAAACAACCTAGTGAGCAGCCCAGAATTGCAGGGGTTTATATGAATAGAATCCGAATTGGTATGCCGCTACAAGCCGATCCCACACTTAAATTTGCCGCTTACAAACTACCGCAATACCAAGGTACAATTATTAAACGCGTTTTAAATGTGCACAAAGCGATAGATTCACCTTATAACACTTACAAATACGTGGGTTTACCACCAGGTTTAATCGCCATGCCAGATATTTCTGCCATTGATGCCGTTTTAAATTTTGAGACACATAAATACTTGTACTTTGCTGCTGATGCCAAACGTATTGGATATCATAAATTTGCAAAAACCTTATCGCAGCACAACGCCAATGCCAGAGAATACCATAAATATTTAAATGCCCAAGGCATTATGCGTTAA